ATTGAAGTGAAGCGCAAGGTATATATGGATCACTCGGCTACTACACCTCTAGCTAGTGAGGTTTTTGAGGCTATGGAGCCTTATTTGAAGGGCTCCTTTGGTAACCCCAACAGTATTCATGCTTGGGGCAGAGAGGCAAGGAAGGCCGTAAATGAGGCAAGGGATCAAATAGCAGAGCTAATAAACGCAGAGGCAAGGGAGATAATAATTACGGGCGGAGGTAGCGAGGCCGATAACCTGGCAATCAAAGGGACGGCTTTTGCTTTGCAGGACAAAGGAAAGCACATCATAACCTCTGCAATAGAGCATCATGCTGTTTTGGATGCATGCGATTGGCTGGAGAAGATAGGCTTCGAGGTAACGGTGCTCCCTGTGGACTCCAACGGAACGGTGGACCTGGAAGCACTTGAAAAAGCCATCAGGGATGACACCATACTGATAACCATTATGTACGCCAACAACGAGGTAGGGACTATTCAGCCAGTCGAAAAGATCATAGAGATAGCAAAGAAGCGAGGAGTTAGGGTTCACCTTGACGGCGTTCAGGCAGTGGGTCATATTCCTGTGGATGTGAAAGAGTTGGATGTGGATCTTCTAACCCTTTCAGCACACAAAATGTATGGTCCCAAGGGGGTAGGAGCTCTCT
The DNA window shown above is from Thermovirga lienii DSM 17291 and carries:
- a CDS encoding cysteine desulfurase NifS (PFAM: Aminotransferase class-V~TIGRFAM: cysteine desulfurase NifS~COGs: COG1104 Cysteine sulfinate desulfinase/cysteine desulfurase~InterPro IPR000192: IPR016454: IPR017772: IPR020578~KEGG: tai:Taci_0207 cysteine desulfurase NifS~PFAM: aminotransferase class V~SPTR: Cysteine desulfurase NifS;~TIGRFAM: cysteine desulfurase NifS), which translates into the protein MKRKVYMDHSATTPLASEVFEAMEPYLKGSFGNPNSIHAWGREARKAVNEARDQIAELINAEAREIIITGGGSEADNLAIKGTAFALQDKGKHIITSAIEHHAVLDACDWLEKIGFEVTVLPVDSNGTVDLEALEKAIRDDTILITIMYANNEVGTIQPVEKIIEIAKKRGVRVHLDGVQAVGHIPVDVKELDVDLLTLSAHKMYGPKGVGALYVKKGTKLVPIIHGGGQEFGLRSGTENTAGIVGFGAAAKLAKRRLEEKEHLKESALRDKLLSGIMKNIPHAHITGHPTQRLPFHASVCFDFIEGESLLLRLDAGGIGASSGSACTSGSLEPSHVLLAMGISHERAHGSLRLTLGKDTTEEDIDYILEVLPKIVTDLRALSPLGKDITTR